A part of Nitrospirota bacterium genomic DNA contains:
- a CDS encoding NarK/NasA family nitrate transporter → MTLIKAIKQGHPGSLFSAFLYFDISFMVWVLLGPLALYVTQDLALTSTQKGLMVAFPLLGGAMLRLPAGFLTDYLGPKRTGVIGLLLTTIPLLWGWLFAGSFSQVLAMGLLLGVAGASFAVALPLASRWYPPESQGMALGIAGAGNSGTVFTALAAPRLAGLWGWHAVFGLALVPVLMTLAAFLFFAKDSPHQPEPKQFRSYLQILKTSDCWWFNFFYAVTFGGFVGLASYLPIFFHDQYQLSKIMAGNLMALCVFAGSFCRPIGGYISDRFGGVKVLSVLFMTVTVLMAGIGMLPSLKWAIFFLFFTLLCLGMGNGSVFQIIPQRFKAEIGMITGIVGAAGGMGGFFLPTLFGFLKDMTGSFGNGFFVFGAVLFSGFLSLVLIYQRSWKRRKWLIGASRSQGLTASGRVSMDVVWGG, encoded by the coding sequence ATGACACTCATTAAAGCGATCAAACAGGGACATCCCGGCTCTTTATTTTCTGCCTTTCTTTATTTTGATATCAGTTTTATGGTCTGGGTGTTATTAGGCCCGCTTGCTTTGTATGTGACTCAGGATCTTGCCTTAACGTCGACACAAAAAGGACTCATGGTGGCTTTCCCGCTTCTTGGCGGGGCAATGCTCAGGCTTCCGGCGGGATTTTTAACCGATTACCTGGGTCCAAAAAGAACGGGAGTCATAGGGTTGCTTCTCACCACGATTCCTCTCTTATGGGGGTGGTTGTTTGCAGGCTCTTTTTCACAAGTTCTGGCGATGGGTCTTTTATTAGGAGTGGCAGGGGCAAGTTTTGCCGTTGCCCTTCCTCTGGCCAGCCGCTGGTATCCTCCTGAATCTCAAGGGATGGCCCTGGGAATTGCAGGCGCAGGGAACAGCGGAACAGTGTTTACCGCATTGGCGGCTCCGCGGTTAGCCGGTCTCTGGGGATGGCATGCCGTTTTTGGTCTGGCTTTAGTCCCTGTCTTGATGACTTTGGCGGCTTTTTTATTTTTTGCTAAAGACAGTCCTCATCAACCTGAACCGAAACAGTTCCGGTCGTATTTGCAGATTCTCAAAACTTCGGATTGCTGGTGGTTTAATTTCTTCTATGCCGTGACTTTTGGAGGGTTCGTCGGGCTGGCGAGTTATTTGCCGATTTTTTTTCATGACCAGTATCAATTAAGCAAAATCATGGCGGGAAATCTCATGGCGCTTTGTGTGTTTGCCGGCTCGTTTTGCCGTCCTATCGGAGGATATATTTCTGATCGGTTTGGAGGGGTGAAAGTTCTTTCGGTATTGTTTATGACCGTGACGGTTTTAATGGCAGGCATTGGAATGCTCCCTTCCTTGAAATGGGCAATTTTCTTTCTATTTTTTACGTTACTTTGTTTGGGAATGGGAAATGGATCGGTTTTCCAAATTATTCCTCAACGGTTTAAAGCAGAAATAGGAATGATTACCGGAATTGTCGGAGCGGCAGGAGGGATGGGAGGATTTTTCCTTCCCACCCTTTTTGGTTTTCTAAAAGATATGACCGGCTCTTTTGGAAACGGCTTTTTTGTTTTCGGCGCGGTGCTTTTTTCGGGTTTTCTGAGTCTGGTCTTGATTTATCAAAGATCCTGGAAAAGAAGAAAATGGCTGATCGGGGCCAGTCGTTCACAGGGACTGACTGCATCAGGACGGGTATCCATGGACGTGGTCTGGGGCGGATAA
- a CDS encoding P-II family nitrogen regulator translates to MKMIKAIIRPEKEAEVLRQLESEGIYGMTKVDVLGRGKQRGVQVGDTIYEELSKLMLMIVVEDQECEKAINAISKAAFTGNYGDGKIFVSSIEEVFTIRTGEIQK, encoded by the coding sequence ATGAAAATGATTAAAGCCATTATTCGCCCGGAAAAAGAAGCGGAAGTTTTGCGGCAATTGGAATCTGAAGGAATTTATGGAATGACGAAAGTGGATGTCTTAGGGCGTGGGAAACAACGGGGGGTTCAGGTGGGGGACACCATCTATGAAGAGTTATCCAAACTCATGCTCATGATTGTTGTGGAAGATCAAGAATGCGAAAAAGCAATCAATGCTATTTCCAAAGCCGCATTTACAGGGAATTACGGCGATGGGAAAATTTTCGTATCATCGATAGAGGAAGTCTTTACCATCCGGACGGGAGAGATCCAAAAATGA
- the atpF gene encoding F0F1 ATP synthase subunit B: MPQFDTQFLTPLLFWSIVSFGLLLFILYKYAFPPLLEVLDAREKKIKESLEHAERLQQEARALMSEYETRIKNARQETEAILEKAKARSQQILEESEKKTRQESERMIASTRQEIEREKIKLMKEVRQFTGDLVVSATEKLLQRTLNKTDHQRLIEESIELAAQSYKSPD; the protein is encoded by the coding sequence ATGCCTCAGTTTGACACCCAATTTTTAACACCGCTTCTTTTCTGGTCGATTGTCTCATTTGGCCTATTGCTCTTTATTCTCTATAAGTACGCTTTTCCGCCTCTTTTAGAAGTTCTCGATGCCAGGGAGAAAAAGATTAAAGAAAGCCTTGAGCATGCGGAGCGTCTACAACAAGAAGCCAGGGCTCTAATGAGCGAATATGAAACCAGGATAAAAAACGCCAGGCAGGAAACGGAAGCGATTCTCGAAAAAGCCAAGGCCCGGAGCCAGCAGATCCTGGAAGAAAGTGAAAAAAAAACCCGCCAGGAATCGGAGAGAATGATTGCTTCTACGCGCCAGGAAATTGAGCGTGAGAAAATAAAACTGATGAAAGAAGTTCGCCAATTTACGGGCGATTTGGTTGTTTCCGCTACCGAAAAATTGCTCCAGAGGACCTTAAATAAAACCGACCATCAGCGGTTAATTGAGGAATCGATCGAATTAGCCGCTCAAAGCTATAAAAGCCCTGATTGA
- a CDS encoding P-II family nitrogen regulator has product MIRPSKAFATKQNLQSEGFPAYTVFRVLGRSRQRGLRYAPRAFFFWRGKKDKIEIQFVPKIYLSLIVADRDVPLVIQSLIRSNQSGKPGDGKIFVLPVEEAIQIRNGLEGEVCLQ; this is encoded by the coding sequence TTGATCAGACCGTCCAAAGCTTTTGCAACCAAGCAAAATCTTCAATCCGAAGGGTTTCCTGCTTATACCGTTTTTCGCGTGTTGGGGAGGAGCCGGCAGAGAGGTCTTCGATATGCGCCGAGGGCGTTCTTTTTTTGGAGAGGAAAGAAAGACAAAATCGAAATCCAGTTTGTTCCTAAAATATACCTTTCTTTAATTGTTGCCGACCGGGATGTCCCTTTGGTCATTCAAAGTTTGATCCGATCAAATCAGAGTGGAAAACCGGGGGACGGCAAAATATTTGTCCTTCCTGTCGAAGAGGCAATTCAAATTAGAAATGGATTAGAAGGAGAAGTATGCCTCCAATGA
- a CDS encoding GDP-mannose 4,6-dehydratase has protein sequence MKKALITGMSGFVGSHLAEYLLSTGREVSGTYIEADHLNHLSAIRERVNLFPCMIQNEKEVFQIIQTVLPDEIYHLAGMAFVVDAWQDPRMAFEINAIGTMNLFEAVIKNRLNPWILSVLSADVYGIVNEEEMPLKEEQALRPIHPYGLSKAAADLIGYHYFYAYNLPIIRVRPFNHIGPRQSPKFVCSDFAWQIARIEHGLHEPFIEIGNLEAERDFTDVRDMVRAYGMLIEKGKAGEVYHVASEKAVSVGFILETLLGMSQVPIEIRINPTKLRRSDTPIQIGDCSRLKGATGWTPSIPLKQTLEDILNYWRKEFSLD, from the coding sequence ATGAAAAAAGCCTTGATTACAGGAATGAGCGGATTCGTCGGGAGCCACCTTGCTGAATACCTCCTTTCAACCGGGCGAGAGGTATCAGGAACCTATATTGAGGCGGATCATCTAAATCATCTTTCGGCAATCCGCGAAAGGGTCAATCTATTCCCTTGCATGATTCAAAACGAAAAAGAAGTTTTTCAAATTATCCAAACCGTTTTGCCGGATGAAATTTATCATCTGGCGGGAATGGCTTTTGTGGTGGATGCCTGGCAAGACCCCAGAATGGCGTTTGAAATAAATGCCATCGGGACGATGAATCTTTTCGAAGCGGTGATTAAAAACCGCCTGAATCCCTGGATTCTTTCGGTGCTTTCTGCGGATGTTTATGGAATCGTCAATGAAGAGGAGATGCCGTTGAAAGAAGAACAGGCGCTTCGTCCGATTCATCCCTATGGGTTAAGTAAAGCGGCCGCGGACTTAATCGGCTACCATTATTTTTATGCCTACAACCTTCCCATCATCCGGGTGCGTCCATTTAATCATATTGGGCCGCGTCAGAGTCCGAAGTTTGTCTGTTCTGATTTTGCCTGGCAAATCGCAAGAATTGAACATGGGCTTCATGAACCTTTTATTGAAATAGGAAATTTAGAAGCCGAAAGGGATTTTACCGACGTTCGGGATATGGTACGGGCCTACGGGATGCTCATCGAAAAGGGAAAAGCCGGAGAGGTATACCATGTCGCGTCAGAAAAGGCCGTTTCCGTTGGTTTTATTTTAGAGACCCTCTTGGGGATGTCTCAGGTTCCGATCGAGATTCGGATCAACCCGACCAAATTAAGAAGGTCCGATACGCCGATTCAAATAGGGGATTGTTCCAGGTTAAAGGGAGCCACAGGATGGACTCCATCGATCCCTCTCAAACAGACCCTGGAAGATATTTTAAATTACTGGAGAAAAGAGTTCTCCCTCGATTAA
- a CDS encoding AtpZ/AtpI family protein, translating to MGKEDKEDDDAFYQGLSYATRIGVDLVVATLIGTGIGYFADQYFNSSPWLLILGVLVGSAAGFLNIFRFVQSQNDKK from the coding sequence ATGGGGAAAGAAGACAAAGAAGACGATGACGCCTTCTATCAAGGTCTTTCCTATGCAACCCGTATCGGTGTCGACCTGGTGGTGGCGACTTTAATCGGAACGGGAATCGGATATTTTGCGGACCAGTATTTTAATTCCTCTCCCTGGTTATTGATTTTAGGGGTTTTGGTCGGATCGGCCGCCGGTTTTTTGAATATTTTTCGGTTTGTTCAGTCCCAGAACGATAAAAAATAG
- a CDS encoding F0F1 ATP synthase subunit A translates to MEHNPLEHFQLYNLLNLHLFGIDVSINKAVIMMWMVCAAVILFFLVAGRKVRLVPSRMQSLAEMAMDFLKNMVLENMGEKGLIFIPFIATLFFFILFSNLLGLIPGLYTVTSQLIVTAAFAVTVYLLSLMTGFIYHGLGFLKILVPPGTPGWLLPLMIPIEIVSQLARPISLAVRLFANMTAGHTVLGVLLGMAISLGFLIGWLPFAFSIGINLLEVGIAFIQAYIFVILTTVYLGDAIKMHH, encoded by the coding sequence TTGGAGCACAACCCGTTAGAACATTTTCAACTCTACAATCTTCTCAATCTCCATCTGTTTGGAATAGACGTCTCGATTAACAAAGCGGTCATCATGATGTGGATGGTTTGCGCGGCGGTTATTCTGTTTTTTCTCGTGGCAGGGAGAAAGGTGCGTTTAGTGCCTTCCAGGATGCAAAGCCTCGCTGAAATGGCAATGGATTTTCTTAAAAATATGGTCCTGGAAAATATGGGTGAAAAAGGTCTAATCTTTATTCCTTTTATAGCGACCCTTTTCTTTTTTATTCTGTTTTCAAATTTACTCGGTTTAATCCCGGGTCTTTATACGGTTACCAGTCAATTGATCGTGACGGCCGCCTTTGCCGTGACGGTTTACTTGCTCAGCCTGATGACGGGTTTTATTTATCACGGGCTGGGTTTTTTAAAGATTTTAGTGCCGCCCGGGACACCTGGATGGTTGTTGCCTCTGATGATTCCGATTGAAATTGTCAGCCAGCTGGCCCGTCCCATTTCACTTGCTGTTCGTTTATTTGCCAATATGACTGCCGGGCATACCGTTTTGGGTGTTTTACTGGGCATGGCGATTTCTTTAGGTTTTCTAATTGGATGGCTTCCGTTTGCTTTTTCCATCGGAATTAACCTGCTGGAAGTGGGTATCGCCTTTATTCAGGCCTATATCTTTGTGATTTTGACAACGGTTTATCTAGGTGACGCCATTAAGATGCACCATTAA
- a CDS encoding nitrate reductase: MNLWFTNKQRQTRVPKIHQKPVDKWVYTTCGYCSTGCGIELGVKDGKAVTVRGKADHPVNQGKLCLKGIWEFEVMTTRERGEYPLHRKNRNLPMERLSWDQVLDHTAFEFSRIMKTYGKDALAVVSTGQIYTEEFYTLGKLVRGGLGTNNYDGNTTLCMASAVSGYKKSFGSDGPPGCYDDFEHTECLLAFGSNLVECHPIIYYRLKTELEKRHFPVIVIDPRVTTFAQMADIHLPILPGTDVVLLNALAHVILEERLHKEDYIASHTKGFSEFRSMVLKFSPAYAEKITGIPRDTIIRVARIYGKAKSAMSIWTMGINQSTHGTDGVVAINNLALITGNIGKPGGTSLSITGQCNAMGTREFSSCSGLPAYRQLENPEHREEIARLWGLDESIFPAKRGLQMTDIFPEIEKGIIKGLWLIATNPMTSMADTGRIEKILNQLEFLVVQDVYYSVESAKYADVYLPAAMWSEKTGTFTNTERRVNLVEKAVDPPGEAKPDLDIFIGLAEKMGLGPLMKSKTPEAVFAEMGEVSKGRLCDYSGMTYDLLKKHGGIQWPARSDLGVFEQSSQYPQAPLSHRQSLMRKPGFTSEANSSEGPGTPRLYSDGKFASESGKANLIPLDFIDNNERPDLEYPFWLNTGRVIEHWHTRTKTGKIGNLNKFSPVPYVEMHPGDARRLDLSHMDHAQMESRRGKLQVMVQLTERVAPGMVFIPFHFAKGANLLTLGLLDPYSRQPAYKQCAVKIAPVNESGSLNLNHTTHRKGNEHQAVPVRMTGIGGIGGFHEGPPNKIGGELCLKPK; the protein is encoded by the coding sequence ATGAATTTATGGTTTACCAATAAACAGCGGCAAACCCGGGTTCCGAAGATTCACCAGAAACCGGTTGATAAATGGGTCTACACGACCTGCGGCTACTGTTCAACCGGATGCGGTATCGAACTGGGGGTTAAAGACGGAAAAGCCGTAACCGTTCGCGGGAAAGCAGATCATCCCGTTAATCAAGGAAAGCTTTGCCTGAAGGGGATCTGGGAATTTGAGGTGATGACAACCCGCGAGAGAGGGGAATACCCGCTACACCGAAAGAACCGGAATCTACCGATGGAACGACTCTCCTGGGATCAGGTTTTGGACCACACGGCCTTTGAATTCAGCCGGATCATGAAAACCTATGGGAAAGACGCGCTGGCGGTTGTAAGCACCGGACAGATTTATACGGAAGAATTTTACACCCTTGGAAAGTTGGTCCGGGGAGGACTGGGGACCAACAATTATGATGGAAACACCACTTTATGCATGGCGAGCGCGGTTTCGGGATATAAAAAATCATTTGGAAGCGACGGCCCGCCGGGCTGTTATGACGATTTTGAGCATACGGAATGTCTCCTGGCTTTTGGATCAAATCTGGTCGAGTGCCATCCTATTATTTATTACCGGCTTAAGACAGAATTAGAGAAACGGCATTTTCCGGTCATTGTGATTGATCCGCGGGTAACGACCTTCGCCCAGATGGCAGACATTCATCTCCCTATTTTACCTGGAACTGACGTTGTTTTATTAAACGCTCTGGCCCATGTCATTTTGGAAGAGCGGCTTCATAAGGAGGATTATATTGCCTCTCATACTAAAGGATTTTCTGAATTTAGATCAATGGTTTTGAAATTTTCCCCGGCTTACGCGGAGAAAATAACCGGTATCCCCAGAGACACAATCATCCGGGTCGCCAGGATTTACGGAAAAGCTAAATCTGCCATGTCGATTTGGACCATGGGCATTAATCAGTCAACACACGGAACAGATGGCGTTGTAGCGATCAATAACCTGGCGCTGATTACCGGAAATATCGGAAAACCCGGAGGAACGTCACTTTCCATTACCGGACAATGCAATGCGATGGGAACCCGGGAGTTTTCATCCTGCTCCGGCCTTCCAGCGTATCGTCAATTGGAAAACCCTGAGCATCGCGAAGAAATCGCCCGATTGTGGGGGCTGGATGAATCGATTTTTCCCGCAAAACGGGGTCTCCAGATGACCGATATTTTTCCGGAAATCGAGAAGGGGATTATTAAAGGGCTCTGGTTGATTGCCACCAATCCGATGACGTCGATGGCGGATACGGGGCGGATTGAAAAGATCTTAAATCAATTGGAATTTTTAGTTGTACAGGACGTTTACTATTCGGTTGAGTCGGCAAAATACGCGGATGTTTACCTTCCGGCGGCGATGTGGTCGGAGAAAACCGGAACATTTACCAACACCGAACGGAGAGTCAACCTGGTCGAAAAAGCGGTCGATCCGCCTGGTGAAGCAAAACCTGACCTCGATATTTTTATCGGGCTTGCTGAAAAGATGGGGCTGGGCCCGTTGATGAAAAGTAAAACACCGGAGGCAGTTTTTGCCGAGATGGGGGAGGTCAGCAAAGGAAGGTTATGCGACTATTCCGGGATGACTTACGATCTGCTGAAGAAGCATGGCGGCATTCAGTGGCCCGCTCGATCAGATTTGGGGGTCTTCGAGCAAAGCTCTCAATACCCCCAAGCCCCGCTTTCGCACAGGCAAAGCCTGATGCGCAAGCCCGGGTTCACCAGCGAAGCTAACTCTTCAGAAGGACCGGGAACCCCCCGGTTATATTCGGACGGAAAATTTGCTTCGGAATCAGGAAAAGCCAATCTTATCCCGCTCGATTTTATCGATAATAACGAACGTCCTGATCTTGAATATCCTTTCTGGCTTAATACCGGCCGGGTCATTGAACATTGGCACACGCGGACTAAAACGGGAAAAATTGGAAATTTAAACAAATTTTCACCTGTTCCGTACGTGGAAATGCATCCGGGAGACGCTCGGAGGTTAGATTTATCCCACATGGACCATGCTCAAATGGAATCACGGAGGGGAAAGTTGCAGGTTATGGTGCAATTGACGGAGCGGGTTGCTCCCGGCATGGTTTTTATCCCGTTTCATTTTGCAAAGGGGGCGAATTTGCTTACGCTGGGGTTATTGGATCCTTACTCCCGTCAACCAGCCTACAAGCAGTGTGCCGTTAAGATCGCTCCT
- the traF gene encoding conjugal transfer protein TraF, whose protein sequence is MRIRANLFMIFYILLFCGQGAEVEAREWEILGPRALGMGGASVAVADDATANYWNPAAYGFFKNASGGDYGKRKWSLLIPDAGVGTEVHEGLGEEINKISKYDFKVLSSPPLTPAQVKDFIGLINELKVFNDNPNRSAEVLAHAGIGGEVGHFGIGLNVFSDLSAVPQIDLINISPSSTGSTFTIDDFTNPTNYGCPAPCNTPSGTLSGAQRTELNASLTSLGWNATQTNNFIYAMDYGLTQAGVTATSETITQIETTASVATATANSGGTFSNNTSRLLIKGLAVAEVPFTYGRAITEDFAVGGNLKYMRGRAYHAAPRVFNNKLGDALNGNDYVESSTVGIDLGLLYRFGDKLRAGLTARNINSPSFALKPLPEDGTDSIAEQMQVRAGLLYKPLSFLRLAADIDLTRNNTNITGNYKSQNVGGGLELSLFKFLLLRGGAYTNLAQSDIGLVYTAGLGINLWLLQLDIGAAMAKNTTQIDTQSVPVESKVDFSLSMLF, encoded by the coding sequence ATGCGAATCCGAGCGAACTTATTCATGATCTTTTACATCCTGTTATTTTGCGGACAAGGAGCGGAGGTGGAGGCCCGGGAATGGGAAATTTTAGGTCCCCGGGCATTGGGAATGGGGGGAGCCAGTGTGGCGGTAGCCGATGATGCCACAGCCAACTATTGGAACCCGGCGGCGTATGGTTTTTTTAAAAACGCTTCAGGGGGGGATTATGGAAAACGGAAATGGAGTCTTTTAATTCCCGACGCAGGTGTGGGAACAGAAGTTCATGAAGGATTGGGAGAAGAGATTAATAAGATATCAAAGTATGATTTCAAGGTCCTTTCCTCGCCGCCGTTAACTCCTGCCCAGGTGAAGGACTTTATCGGATTAATCAATGAACTAAAAGTATTTAATGACAACCCAAACCGTTCAGCCGAAGTATTGGCCCATGCAGGTATTGGGGGCGAGGTCGGGCATTTTGGGATCGGCCTGAATGTTTTTAGCGATCTATCGGCAGTCCCCCAAATTGACTTAATCAACATATCTCCTTCTTCAACAGGATCAACGTTTACGATTGATGATTTTACTAATCCAACGAATTATGGATGTCCGGCTCCTTGCAACACTCCGTCGGGGACTTTGTCGGGCGCGCAGAGAACCGAACTCAACGCATCCTTAACCAGTTTAGGATGGAACGCGACTCAGACGAATAACTTTATCTACGCGATGGATTACGGGTTAACCCAGGCGGGTGTCACGGCAACGTCTGAGACTATCACCCAAATCGAAACGACTGCCTCTGTAGCGACTGCCACGGCCAATAGCGGCGGCACTTTTTCAAATAACACCTCGAGGCTCCTTATCAAAGGCCTGGCAGTGGCGGAAGTTCCTTTTACCTACGGTCGTGCCATTACCGAGGATTTTGCCGTCGGGGGGAATTTAAAATATATGAGAGGGAGAGCCTACCATGCGGCTCCCCGGGTGTTTAACAACAAATTAGGAGATGCCCTAAACGGTAACGATTATGTTGAAAGCAGTACAGTCGGTATTGATTTAGGCCTGCTTTATCGTTTTGGAGATAAGCTGAGAGCGGGACTTACGGCGAGAAATATTAACTCCCCTTCCTTTGCCTTAAAACCGCTTCCCGAGGATGGGACAGATTCCATTGCCGAACAGATGCAGGTCAGAGCCGGGCTTCTTTACAAGCCCTTAAGTTTCTTAAGGCTTGCCGCGGATATCGACCTGACACGAAACAATACCAATATCACTGGAAATTACAAATCCCAGAATGTTGGCGGGGGTTTGGAGCTCAGCCTGTTTAAATTCTTGCTTCTTCGGGGAGGGGCCTATACCAATCTGGCGCAAAGTGATATCGGGCTGGTTTATACGGCAGGGTTAGGGATCAACCTCTGGCTGTTACAACTGGATATTGGAGCGGCTATGGCCAAAAATACCACCCAAATTGATACTCAGAGTGTTCCTGTCGAAAGTAAAGTCGATTTCTCTCTCTCCATGCTCTTCTAA
- the atpE gene encoding ATP synthase F0 subunit C, translated as MDSSSAALIGMGIAAAGFAGSGIGIGYIFGKMIESVARQPQAEAKIGKYMWIGFALVEAIALYGLVIAFIIMGLRK; from the coding sequence ATGGATTCATCGTCAGCCGCTTTAATTGGTATGGGTATTGCCGCAGCAGGGTTTGCAGGTTCCGGTATTGGAATTGGCTATATTTTCGGAAAAATGATTGAATCGGTGGCAAGACAACCCCAGGCCGAAGCCAAAATCGGAAAATATATGTGGATTGGTTTTGCCCTCGTTGAAGCAATCGCACTTTATGGCCTGGTCATCGCGTTTATCATCATGGGCTTAAGAAAGTAG
- a CDS encoding glycosyltransferase family 4 protein, translating to MKIAHLVSTFPPYHGGIGNIAYHYARELALLGHEIEVFTPNYDEGARALDRENRFKVHRLGPWLKYGNAALVPQLLWKLSSFDIVHLHYPFFGGAEWTLFLPWIFVKPPRIILSYHMDVIGDGVIKLFFKGYAKTVLPVLINQSSAILSATQDYSDSSAISRYMTRKPVKVIPYGVSNLFQPKERNEKLAGRLNLSSSDSVILFVGGLDRAHYFKGVNLLIEAVAKLKRPGIKLLIVGNGDLIPVYRDQVRKREMQNQVAFITGVTDQELPDYYNLADMTILPSINRSEAFGLVLLEAMACGKPVIGSSLPGVRAVIEDRKNGLLFQPGDSEDLKEKIQFILDHRETGERYGLSGFKKVEEHFRWTPIVGQVEKAYQEVIAKQPA from the coding sequence ATGAAAATTGCACATCTGGTTTCGACCTTTCCTCCGTACCACGGGGGAATTGGAAACATCGCGTACCATTATGCCAGAGAACTGGCTCTTCTGGGCCATGAGATTGAGGTGTTTACACCTAATTATGATGAGGGAGCCAGGGCGCTGGATCGGGAAAACAGGTTTAAGGTCCATCGGCTGGGACCCTGGCTAAAATATGGGAATGCCGCGCTGGTACCCCAACTTCTCTGGAAACTTTCCTCTTTTGACATTGTTCATCTTCATTATCCATTTTTCGGAGGAGCTGAATGGACTCTTTTTCTTCCGTGGATTTTCGTCAAACCTCCCAGAATCATTTTAAGTTATCACATGGATGTTATCGGAGACGGGGTCATTAAGTTATTTTTTAAAGGGTACGCAAAGACAGTTTTACCTGTATTAATTAACCAATCTTCCGCTATTTTGTCCGCCACCCAGGATTATTCGGACAGCAGTGCGATCTCCCGTTACATGACTCGAAAACCTGTAAAGGTTATTCCCTACGGCGTTTCTAATTTATTCCAGCCTAAAGAGAGAAATGAAAAGTTAGCAGGCCGTTTAAACCTTTCCTCCAGCGATTCGGTGATTTTATTCGTGGGAGGATTGGACCGGGCTCATTATTTTAAAGGGGTGAACCTCCTCATCGAAGCCGTTGCGAAATTAAAACGCCCGGGGATTAAGCTTCTGATCGTCGGAAATGGCGACCTGATCCCCGTTTATCGGGATCAGGTTAGAAAAAGGGAGATGCAGAATCAGGTCGCATTTATTACAGGGGTGACCGATCAGGAATTGCCCGATTACTATAACCTGGCTGATATGACCATTCTCCCCTCCATCAATCGTTCTGAAGCTTTTGGCCTTGTGCTGTTGGAAGCGATGGCCTGTGGAAAACCGGTTATTGGTTCTTCCCTCCCGGGTGTTAGAGCCGTGATTGAAGATCGTAAGAATGGTCTTCTCTTTCAGCCTGGTGATTCTGAAGACCTGAAGGAAAAAATCCAATTTATTTTGGATCATCGGGAAACGGGTGAGCGGTACGGTCTTTCTGGTTTTAAAAAGGTTGAAGAACATTTTCGATGGACCCCGATTGTGGGTCAGGTGGAAAAAGCTTATCAGGAGGTTATTGCGAAGCAGCCGGCTTAG
- a CDS encoding glycosyltransferase family 2 protein: MGQFPLVSIIVVNWNGLDTIEKCIESLLAQSYPKCEIVVVDNHSEDGSREKINALYGKKAVIILNEQNEGFAGGNNQGIKASKGAYIALLNNDAWADQDWIFSLVKTALKDSRIGMCASKIYLAGGNNLIDNTGHLIYPDGLSWGRGRLEKDDGQFNKEEEVIFPSGCAALYKKEMLDEIGLFDQRFFAYCEDTDLGLRGRLFGWRAVYSPRAVVYHHFSGSTSRASKMKAFLVERNRGWVVVKNFPFIDLMKSPWFTLKRLSCQTCGAVTGQGLAGEYLRQNSFFSGLVILLKAWFYMVLGVPGMLKDRKDLFKKKKVSSKEIGVLLEKYRVSARVIAFGKTRD; this comes from the coding sequence ATGGGCCAATTTCCTTTAGTCTCAATCATCGTCGTGAATTGGAATGGATTAGACACGATTGAAAAATGCATTGAATCCCTTTTAGCCCAATCCTATCCAAAATGTGAAATTGTCGTGGTTGATAATCATTCCGAAGACGGCTCACGAGAAAAAATTAATGCGCTTTATGGAAAGAAGGCTGTAATTATTTTAAATGAGCAGAATGAAGGATTTGCCGGAGGGAATAATCAGGGAATTAAAGCTTCAAAGGGAGCGTATATTGCCTTGCTTAACAATGACGCCTGGGCCGATCAGGATTGGATATTTTCACTCGTCAAAACGGCATTGAAAGATTCCAGGATTGGAATGTGCGCCTCCAAAATCTATTTGGCCGGAGGAAATAATTTGATCGACAATACCGGCCACTTGATTTACCCCGATGGCTTAAGCTGGGGCCGTGGACGACTTGAGAAAGATGACGGTCAATTCAACAAAGAAGAAGAGGTCATTTTCCCAAGCGGTTGCGCGGCTCTTTATAAAAAAGAGATGCTCGACGAAATCGGGCTTTTTGATCAACGTTTTTTTGCTTATTGTGAAGATACCGATTTGGGGCTTCGCGGACGGCTTTTTGGCTGGAGAGCCGTGTATTCCCCCCGGGCGGTTGTCTATCATCATTTTTCGGGTTCAACCTCTCGCGCCTCGAAAATGAAGGCTTTCCTGGTCGAACGGAACAGGGGCTGGGTTGTGGTCAAGAATTTTCCGTTTATTGACCTGATGAAGAGCCCCTGGTTTACGTTAAAACGTTTATCATGCCAAACCTGCGGGGCCGTAACCGGGCAGGGCCTCGCCGGAGAATATCTCCGGCAAAACTCATTTTTTTCGGGCCTCGTTATTCTTTTAAAGGCCTGGTTTTATATGGTTCTGGGTGTTCCCGGGATGTTAAAGGATAGAAAAGACCTTTTCAAAAAGAAGAAAGTCTCATCAAAAGAAATCGGTGTTTTATTGGAAAAATATCGCGTGTCAGCCAGAGTCATCGCCTTTGGAAAAACACGTGATTAA